The following coding sequences lie in one Manis javanica isolate MJ-LG chromosome X, MJ_LKY, whole genome shotgun sequence genomic window:
- the BEX1 gene encoding protein BEX1 produces the protein MASKEKQVVKNLSMENANQEHEKKGEKEQDANKGELLALPLEIGEYYVPRGNRRRFRVRQPILPYRWDMIQRLEEPQARMRGENRERIGEEVRQLMEKLREKQFSHSLRAVSTDPPHHDHRDEFCLMP, from the coding sequence ATGGCATCCAAAGAGAAACAAGTGGTAAAAAATCTCAGCATGGAAAATGCCAAccaggaacatgaaaaaaagggTGAAAAGGAGCAAGATGCTAATAAAGGAGAGCTGTTGGCCCTCCCTTTGGAAATTGGTGAATACTATGTGCCTAGAGGAAATCGTAGGCGGTTCCGTGTTAGGCAGCCCATCCTGCCTTATAGGTGGGACATGATTCAGAGACTTGAAGAGCCACAGGCAAGGATGAGAGGAGAGAATAGGGAAAGAATTGGGGAGGAGGTGAGACAACTGatggaaaagttgagggaaaagCAGTTCAGTCATAGTCTGCGGGCAGTTAGCACTGACCCCCCTCACCATGACCATCGTGATGAGTTTTGCCTTATGCCTTGA